In Candidatus Margulisiibacteriota bacterium, the sequence TCGCAAACAACATGACCCAGCGGGAGTTCGCAAAAAAGGCGGGCATCTCCCAGCAGATGCTTTCAAGGATCGAGAAAGGCAGAGAAAATGTCTCTGTTTCCACCATCGAAAAGATCGCGGAGAAATTTGGCCTCAAGATCCACTTTGATCTGAAACCTTAAGCATTCCACTACGGCCCCAAAACAAACTGAAATCTTCCAAAACTCTACTACTCTAAGCTATCACCAAATCGGCGGGAGGAACTAAAATAGCACCGATAATAAAAGAAGAAATCAATATGGCAAGCAGCACATTTGCCCAATAGTCCTAATTGAACTTTCGATATTCAATTTGACAAGCCAGTCCTCGGGGTGTACAATTCTTTTGAATGATAAAACGGTTTTTGGCCAAACACTTAAAAAGAGCCGCATCAAAGCACCCCATCGTAGCGGTCACAGGTCCGAGACAGTCGGGCAAAACCACACTCGCAAAGCAGGTGTTCAGCGCTTATAGTTATGTTTCTCTGGAAGACCCGGATGTCAGAAAGTTTGCTGAAGACGACCCCAGGGGGTTTTTGTCAACTTATGGCAACAAGGTGATTTTGGATGAAATTCAGAGAGTCCCCGAACTATTTTCATATTTGCAGACAGATGTTGACAACGATCCGACACAAGGCCGGTTTATTATTACGGGGTCCCAGCAATTTCTGATGAGCCAAAAGATATCACAAAGCTTGGCGGGCAGATCTGCCATTCTCCGTCTCCTCCCGCTCTCTTTGTCTGAATTATCAGGCAATAAATCCCAAACATATTGGAATACGGAAAAAATCGCGGAAAGGCCAAAACCAAAAAGGGATCTTTACCGGGCCATGTTCGAAGGCTTTTATCCAAGGGTTCACGATAAAGAACTTGACCCAAAGCAGTGGTATAGGGATTATTTTGAAAGCTATATTACCAGGGATGTAAGGGGACTGCTGGATATAGGGGACCTGAGGGGCTTTGAACAATTCATAAGGCTTCTTGCGGGCAGGTCGGGCCAAATGTTGAATCTGTCGTCTTTGGGAAATGATTCCGGTGTTTCGCACACTACGGCAAAGCGCTGGATCTCGATCCTCGAGGCCAGTTATATAATTTTTCTCTTGCCCCCTCATTTCAAGAATTTCCACAAACGGATCATCAAGGCCCCTAAGCTCTATTTCCTTGATCCGGGATTGTTGTGTTATCTGCTAAGGATATCTTCCCATAAAAGCCTGCCAACACATTCCCAACTGGGGGCTGTATTCGAAACCTTTATAATTAGTGAAATATACAAATCATATACACATCAGGGGCTTGAGGCGCCGCTTTACTTTTGGAGAGATAAAAGCGGCATGGAAATAGACCTTATAATCGACAAAGGAGAAAAGCTTTTTCCAGTAGAGATAAAAGCTTCCCAAACCATTTCCTCCGCTTATCTAAAAGTAATCGGCAAGTGGCTGAAACTTCCCGGGAATACCCAAAAAAAGGGTGCATTAATATTTGGCGGGGAAAAATTCCAGAATAGAGAAAACGCGGAAATTTTGCCATGGTATGCGGCAAGTTGAAAGCAAAACAATCCTGAGTCCTGCCCTCCCTTTGCCTATTAACCCTTCACGGGCTTTATTTGGCCCTTTTTTTCCTTTCTGCATTTTTGCATTTTTAAAATAACCTGAAATCCGCCAAAATCCCCTCCGATAAACAATCACCAAAACAGCAGGAGGAACTAAAATGGCACCGATAATAAGAGCAGAGATCAATTTGGCAAGCAGAACCCTGGGGACTGTTGGCGCCCTGGTCAACAGAATAAGAAGCGGCGTCTTTGCGGCTCCGTCAATTGCTCTTGCACAGGCCTGTGCAAGGCAGGATATAAATGTCGGAATAGAAAGAAGCGGGCTATTTGTACCGAATGGCGATGACAAAATATCAGTTTACGGCTCTGCGGCAGCCGGTTCTATGCTTTCACGGGCAGGGGTATCAAACCTCTTTCTCGGAGCGGATTCCGCACCCGTTGACATACATAGGACCATGTATACACTCGCAACAAGGAATCCCATCTTTGCACAAAGGGCCCTTTCGGGCATAGCAGACATTGGGATCGAAGTCTCCGAAGGCGTCAAGATGCCGTTTACTTGGGGGGAGTTTTATCAAGACAAAAATCCATATGTCCCGCCAAATATAGGCAGATATGCGGGACTTGGGTGCACCTCCTCAGCAGCAACAATTTTAGGTATCGCCCTTATGTGTTCCGAAACGGTCCGCAATGATCAGGAGACCCTGACACCCATTATCTTGGCACTTGCAACTGGACTTGTCAGTTTGCCTATACTGGGCATGATTGCTAACTCAGCAATAAAGAAAACGATCTGGCATATTATGAGCATTTATCCAATTTCTCCTTCGGCAGTCAGAAATTCGTACGACGACCTGACAAGAGATTGGGAAAACTATGCAGTTGGAAAATTATCCGAAACTGAAACAGCAGAAATGATCTTCGGCTTACCAAAAACAAACCCGACTAAGATTACATGGCAGCAGTGCATTGTTGGAGAAAGATATAAAGGGGAAGGATATATTTACCATCCGGATTATTCAACAGAAAAAGGACCTATTTATGAGTCAATAATGGGTTATAGAACCGAAGCGGAATCTAGATATGCCGAAGAGGATTTTCAAAGAGCGGGCACAATCATTAACATGGCACCTCTAAACACAAGAGCTGATATCTTGCTTGCATTGGAGCACTTGGATTTCTATCTAGCCCGTGGGGCAAGGCCACATGTAAGATTGTCAGAAGGATAACTGAACGAAATCAAGGAGCAACATTATATGAAGTTGGGCCAAACAAACATTCGAGAATATCCTATGGCCGAGAGAAGCACATAAAGATGGCCTCTATACCTCAAATATTGACCGAAGGAAGAGGCCTCTTCCCTGTCAGCGATTATGGTTACGGAAAATGGCTGAGACATCCAGGGGCAAGGATCTTTGCTCCCAATATGGGACAACCTCGCAATCTAGTTCTCTCATCGGGCATCCCCAGACAGATAGAAAACAGCCGCTATGTGGCCGGCTGGGATTGCGTTGAATCCTCTTTTTGGCTCATGAACAGGTTAAAAGCGGACGGGTTTAGCGCCCGTTGCATTGGAGTAAGCACTCCACTATATCCTCAAGATGTTATCGTACTCTCTACCACTGGAAGCGGCATCAAACCCCTCTCCCTCACACCTGGGGTAGAGGCATCCGTCATATCAATGAAGGTAGATATCCCCGATGATCAAATCAGGCAAATGTACGGTCTACATAGATTTATTGACTCCAAAGGTGCGGTAACCGGGGTCATGAACTCAACCCATCTGATCGAGGTCTCTCAAGGATTTCTAAAATGCGCTTTTGGCATTTATTTTGATGACCCTTCAGCATTAGAACTGTCAATAATGACCACTTTAGCGATAGAAGGCAGGCCGTTTGGCAAGCACGAGATAGTTTTCAGCAGCAAATTGAGAGACTTAGGACAGATACAGGAAAGGATAATCAAAGGAGACACCTGTTATGAAGATATGTTCAGAATAAAGGATTGGTGGCCGATCGATGATTGCAATGCTTCCGGATTAACTGCCCTGAGATTGAAACACACAAGAATGAAGTACATAGATACCATGGAATCAACATCAAGCCTAACTGCTTCCGAATACATTCCTCTCATCTTTTCTATTCTTGATCCGGAATGGGCATGGCAATTTTCCGGCACGGCCGCAAAAACAATTGCACAAGTACCGACTGTTAAAGAGATAGGTATTGTGGATGCGGAAAAAGCTGTTGACAGCATTAAAACAAGGATCGACAAGACTGTGCCTATTGGAACAAAAGCAGGTTTTAGGCTCACATTGTTAGAAATTAAATGTAATATCGAGGGTATCCCAACTGACCGTTTTGTCTCTTTATTGAGAGAGATGGGATTTTCAGAATCAAATGGAATATGGCATCGAGAGTAAGGCTTTAACAGCTCTTCGCACATCGCAGAAGATATTGACCCCCTTTAGTTTCGCACTCCAGAAATTATTCTGCTCACGACCTGACGGACATCTTCAACACTGTCAGGCATGTCCCCATACTTTCCTATAATTGCCCGCAAAACATTGAAATCGCTGAGAATTGCCTTCGATAGACTTTTATCAAAGGTAGAGGTTTTA encodes:
- a CDS encoding ATP-binding protein yields the protein MIKRFLAKHLKRAASKHPIVAVTGPRQSGKTTLAKQVFSAYSYVSLEDPDVRKFAEDDPRGFLSTYGNKVILDEIQRVPELFSYLQTDVDNDPTQGRFIITGSQQFLMSQKISQSLAGRSAILRLLPLSLSELSGNKSQTYWNTEKIAERPKPKRDLYRAMFEGFYPRVHDKELDPKQWYRDYFESYITRDVRGLLDIGDLRGFEQFIRLLAGRSGQMLNLSSLGNDSGVSHTTAKRWISILEASYIIFLLPPHFKNFHKRIIKAPKLYFLDPGLLCYLLRISSHKSLPTHSQLGAVFETFIISEIYKSYTHQGLEAPLYFWRDKSGMEIDLIIDKGEKLFPVEIKASQTISSAYLKVIGKWLKLPGNTQKKGALIFGGEKFQNRENAEILPWYAAS